ttgacatagttcagcgaattaaaagacagcggttacgctggctaggtcatattgtccgaatggacgaaaacactccagctctgaaagtattcgacgcagtacccaccgggggaagcagaggaagaggaagacctcaactccgttaaaaagaccagatggagaaggacctgtctaCCAGAAATAAcaactagcgcgctgttgtaaactcggctataaccgcgtaagcggtgtctacgtaaAACAGGAAAAGAAGAATaggaaatacatatttttttaatattacaataacaaaaaaattataattaatagtaATAACTTTTCTGGGAAGTCAATTGCTATTGAAATGGTacgaaattaaattgcaatggAATAATTTCTTACTTGTCCCTAATTGTTCAATTAAGAATATGGTATTAGGAGTTTATTTAACATATAATAGGATATTTCTAAtatgtattaattattaaaaatcaattaaatttatgaacaaatatatatgtatttacattaacCATTTCAGATTGCACTTCATTTCACTGCAGAAAACATAGCAAGAAGTGTGCTCGGGATTAGTGAAATAACTTTTGTTGaccaaattacaaaaaatatgaagatGCTTTCCGAAAACAacaacgtttttattttatataccatCATGGCCGGTGTATTGCCTACAATTATAAACATcttcaaagtaaaatttattcCTAACAAATGcgaagatttttttaaaaagctaaTCCAAGAGGCTTTGAAAATCTATTTAGAAAGTTCAACAAAACGGCGTGACTTCATGGATCATTTAATGTCTCTAAAGAAAACCCACAACCTTAGCGAACAAAACTTGATTTCGCATACAATGACATTCCTCATCGATGGATTAGATACATCAGCGACGGTTATATCTCACTGTTTATTTctagtaagaaatatttttccctAATATTAACGCTTTTAAATCACACTTATTATTGACTTTAGTTAGGTCGTTACCAAACTGTTCAAAAAAGATTACGTAAAGAAATCGTAAATAACTCTATTAACGGTgaaatatgttttgaaaaactGAATGAACTTCCTTATTTGAATGCTTGCGTATATGGTAtgttgtttacaaaattaatatatttgcactactaatgtaaaaatgtttcttttcaaCATAAGAGTGTATTAGAATTCTTCCGCCTGGTTTGTGGTCCATTAAGAGATGCACTGTACCTTATACTTTTACTAACAAAAACGGTGGTAAAGTCTCCTTAGCAATTGGTGACTCTGTAATGATTCCAATATACGCAATTCATCATGATGAAAATCATTATTGTAATCCAGATCGATTTCAGCCTGAAAGATTTCTTACAGTGGatggaaataatttgaaattacttCGCAATATTGGAGCGTTTTTAGGATTTGGCGATGGGCCCCGAATGTGTTTGGGTAtgaaatttttctctttttaactATTTACAGGTATATgatggaatattttatttttcaaaggcATTAATTTTGCTACGATTCAAACAAAGGTAGCCATCGCTTCAATTATAAAGCATTTTAGTGTTACTCTGAATGCAAGAACTAAACCATTTGTTAAACTAGATccga
The DNA window shown above is from Bactrocera tryoni isolate S06 chromosome 4, CSIRO_BtryS06_freeze2, whole genome shotgun sequence and carries:
- the LOC120775855 gene encoding probable cytochrome P450 28d1 is translated as MVLFSFILLTVIFFMIYLFLTWNFTYWSNRGIKGPKPLPLFGSFPGLVTNKQHFADDINNIYRKYKNCESYVGVFLLRSPLLMLLEPQLVHDVFVTSFKHFSSNDVAKLIDINKDPLLICNPFLLSGQEWREQRSLVSPGFTIARIRTSYCTMQLVCKSWCEFLKRQMNIHSKDGLNGKDIALHFTAENIARSVLGISEITFVDQITKNMKMLSENNNVFILYTIMAGVLPTIINIFKVKFIPNKCEDFFKKLIQEALKIYLESSTKRRDFMDHLMSLKKTHNLSEQNLISHTMTFLIDGLDTSATVISHCLFLLGRYQTVQKRLRKEIVNNSINGEICFEKLNELPYLNACVYECIRILPPGLWSIKRCTVPYTFTNKNGGKVSLAIGDSVMIPIYAIHHDENHYCNPDRFQPERFLTVDGNNLKLLRNIGAFLGFGDGPRMCLGINFATIQTKVAIASIIKHFSVTLNARTKPFVKLDPKYFLTQQDGGVWLNFSERRYIT